One genomic window of Candidatus Bathyarchaeota archaeon includes the following:
- a CDS encoding ABC transporter ATP-binding protein yields the protein MSVLDVKNLTTYYKTMRGHVKAVENVSFSLEKGEAMGLAGESGCGKTTVALSLLRILPSNGKILKGKMLFRNVDITKLSEEELRNKIRWKGISLIFQGAMNAMNPMYKIEDQIIEVIKQHEPKVTKQEARERIAKLFEMVGLEPERAKNYPHEFSGGMRQRAMIAMALACNPDIVIADEPGTALDVIVQAQVLKLMSELRDKLNLAIIMITHDLSIISETCERLAIMYAGKIVELGDVVTMFKKPAHPYTQGLISAFPNINAPRQKIVSIHGSPPDLLDPPVGCRFNPRCDYAMDICRKEEPKFKEVSKGHFVACHLVTR from the coding sequence ATGTCTGTGCTTGACGTAAAAAACTTGACAACTTATTATAAGACTATGAGAGGTCATGTGAAGGCTGTTGAAAACGTCAGTTTTTCATTGGAAAAAGGAGAAGCAATGGGACTAGCTGGCGAGTCAGGTTGCGGAAAAACTACTGTAGCCTTATCTCTCTTGAGGATTCTGCCGTCAAACGGCAAAATATTAAAAGGTAAGATGCTTTTCAGGAATGTGGACATCACCAAATTATCCGAAGAAGAGTTAAGAAACAAAATACGATGGAAAGGTATTTCCCTTATATTCCAAGGCGCCATGAACGCTATGAATCCAATGTACAAAATAGAAGACCAGATAATCGAAGTAATTAAGCAGCACGAGCCGAAAGTAACCAAACAAGAAGCAAGGGAACGAATTGCTAAACTATTTGAAATGGTGGGCTTGGAACCTGAGAGGGCAAAAAATTATCCTCACGAATTTAGTGGGGGGATGAGACAACGTGCAATGATCGCTATGGCTCTTGCGTGTAACCCAGACATTGTAATTGCAGACGAACCAGGAACAGCCTTGGACGTCATTGTCCAAGCTCAAGTTCTGAAACTGATGAGCGAGTTAAGGGATAAGTTAAACTTGGCAATAATAATGATTACACATGACCTGTCGATCATTTCAGAAACATGCGAAAGACTCGCCATTATGTATGCGGGAAAGATAGTAGAGCTTGGAGATGTAGTAACAATGTTTAAGAAACCAGCACACCCTTATACGCAGGGGTTAATTTCAGCTTTTCCAAACATTAATGCTCCGAGACAAAAAATCGTGTCAATACATGGTTCGCCACCAGATCTCTTAGATCCGCCAGTAGGCTGCAGGTTCAACCCTCGTTGCGATTATGCGATGGACATCTGCAGAAAAGAGGAGCCCAAGTTCAAAGAAGTGTCTAAAGGCCATTTTGTAGCTTGCCATCTTGTCACTAGGTGA
- a CDS encoding ABC transporter ATP-binding protein: MEETIIKVENLKKWFPVKLGFVKTLLTKQQLFVHAVDGIDLELKKGEILGLAGESGSGKTTVGRLIMRLIEPTSGKIYFKGKDISHLKEAAMKPLRRQMQIVFQDPYESLNPRMTVGDIIAEPMRVLGIADEKELEKKVYNVLEDAELAPPEEFVFRYPHELSGGQRQRVATARAFVINPEFIVADEPVSMLDVSIRAEILQFMLSLLEKHQTSFIYITHDLALSRHMCDRIVIMYLGKVMEQGTNEQVIFESLHPYTKALIMAVPVPDPTAKRIEVVIKGEIPSPVNPPSGCRFHTRCPSYIGDICRTVEPQLVDMGKGHLVACHLYTGKEAKS, from the coding sequence ATGGAAGAAACTATAATAAAAGTTGAAAACTTGAAAAAATGGTTTCCCGTAAAGCTAGGTTTCGTTAAAACTTTACTTACCAAACAGCAACTTTTTGTTCACGCTGTAGACGGAATCGATTTAGAATTAAAGAAGGGCGAAATATTAGGACTTGCTGGAGAAAGTGGAAGTGGAAAGACAACTGTAGGTAGACTAATTATGCGACTTATTGAGCCAACCTCTGGGAAAATATATTTCAAAGGAAAGGATATCTCCCATCTGAAGGAAGCCGCAATGAAACCGTTGCGACGACAGATGCAAATAGTATTTCAAGATCCATATGAGTCATTAAACCCAAGGATGACTGTGGGGGATATTATAGCAGAGCCGATGAGGGTGCTCGGCATTGCAGATGAGAAGGAGTTAGAGAAAAAGGTTTACAATGTTCTTGAAGATGCTGAGTTGGCTCCTCCTGAAGAGTTCGTTTTTAGATATCCTCACGAGTTAAGTGGAGGTCAGAGACAAAGAGTCGCAACAGCTAGAGCCTTCGTTATTAACCCTGAATTCATAGTTGCAGATGAACCAGTTTCTATGTTGGATGTTTCAATTAGAGCTGAAATTCTTCAATTCATGCTTTCACTGCTAGAAAAGCATCAAACTTCGTTCATATACATCACACATGACTTGGCACTATCTAGACATATGTGTGATCGCATCGTCATAATGTACCTTGGCAAAGTTATGGAACAAGGCACTAATGAACAAGTCATTTTTGAATCCTTACATCCTTACACAAAAGCCTTGATCATGGCTGTGCCAGTTCCTGACCCTACTGCTAAACGCATTGAAGTAGTGATTAAAGGTGAGATTCCAAGCCCGGTGAATCCTCCTTCTGGCTGTCGATTTCATACACGTTGTCCTTCATACATTGGTGATATTTGCCGTACAGTGGAACCACAACTTGTGGACATGGGTAAAGGACATTTAGTGGCATGTCACCTATACACAGGAAAGGAAGCAAAATCCTAA